In Thermoplasmata archaeon, the DNA window GGGTTGGGCGGGAAGAACAGATGGTGGGACGCGAGCGCACGCTGCAGCGTTCGGTTGGGGGTACCGGGACCCGCGCGCGCCCATCGCCCGATGGGATCGATCTCCCGGATCTCATTCCAGGCCGCGAGGTCGACGACGATCCCGCCCCGAACGGGGACGGACTCGCCATCCAGCGAGGTCCCGGCCCCGCGGGCGACGACCGGAATGCGGCGGACCGCCGCCCAGCGGACGGCGACGGCGAGATCGTCGGCGTCGCGCGGCCGGAAGACCACGGAGGGCCGGCCGACGACGTGAGAGCCGTCCCGCCCGCATCGCTCTAGGTCCGCGGGGTCCGCGGAGACCTCGCCGCGGACGACCCGGGCGAGCGAAGCCGTTCGGGGGTCCACGGGGGCGCACACCGCCGCAGGGGCTTACGCCTGGCGCCGGCCCCACCACGACCGGGACCCCCCCCTCGGAGGCTCCGGGCGCCCCCACCCTCCATCGTCCGGGGGACTGGATAACTATATAGTCGGCCGCTGTTTTCCGTTCGTTGGCCTCGGGCATCGGTGGCGGCGGGCTCTTGGTGGCACCGTCCAAGAGACCTGGAGACGCCCCACCGGTGCCTTCCCTGTCGCTTCCTTTCGGACGATAGGTTCTTTTGACGAACGCGGCAGGTCCGCGACGATGGCGGGTCTGTTCGGTCCCTCGGACGAGGATCTCGAGCGCCTGCGCTCCGCCGTCCAGTCGCTCGGCACCACCAGCGTGCCCGGGCTCGCGGCCGCGCTGTCCTGGAGGGAGCACAAGACCCAGCGCGTCCTCGCCCACGAGCTCGCCCGTCCGGGCACCCTGGTCGCCTACGACCCCGGCCGCCGCGCCGTCCGCTGGGCGAGGCCGCTGTTCGTCCCGCCCGTGCCGGCGCCCGCGACCTCCGAGCCCCGGCCCGCCGAGCGCGCGCCCCGGCTTCCCGGCGCCCCCGGCCCGGTGCTGACCCCCGCGGGCCTCAAGAGCCTGTGTCCCAGCTGCCACGTGCCACTCCAGTCCACCGGGACCGCGAGCCTCGCGGTCTGTCCGAGCTGCGGCCGGCTCTCCTCCGCGCGGATCGCGGCGGCCGGCGAGACCGCCACCGCGCCGTACCGCGCCCCGACCCCGGAACCGCGCGCGACCGCGCCGCCGGCGTCGGCGATCGACGGCGCGGCGCCGGCCGCGGCCCTCGGTGACCGTCGGGCCCAGGAGATGTTCGCGGCCTGGGTGACCGCCCAGCCGATCCCGTGTCCGAAGTGCCGCACGCCGCTGCGGCACCGGGGCGTGAGCGAGTACACCTGCCCGTCGTGCGGGCAGATGGTGCGCTTCCCGACCGCGGCCGCCGTCGCGGGTGCCGCGAGCGCGCCGCCCCCGAGCCCGGCCGCCTAGAACGGCACGGCCGCGCGCACCGCGCCCACGAGCTCCCCGCTCGCGATCCCCCCGGCCACCCGTTCGATATCGTCGGAGAGGCTGCGATCCGCGGCGAGCGCCGCGACCCGGGCGCGGAGGGCGCGGAGCGCGGCTTCGCTACCGACGCCGCCGCTCTTCGGCCGACGATGCTCGAGCGCCTCGCCGGCCACCAGCCACTCCACCGCGACCACCCGGTGGCTGTTCGCCAGTATCCGCCGCAGCTTGGCACCGGCCCAGGGCCCCATGCTGACGAAGTCCTCCTGGTCGGCGGACGTCGGCAGGCTGCCGACGCTGGCGGGGTGCGCGAGCGTCGCGTTCTCGTTGACGAGCGCCGCGGCGAGGTACTGCGGGATCATGAAGCCGGAGCTGGCGCCGGGCTCCGGCGCGAGGAACGCCGTGAGACCGCGGTTCAGCGCGGGATGGAGGAGCCGTGCGATCCGCCGCTCGGAGAACGCGGCGAGGTAGGCGGTGCCGACGCCGAGGGTGTCGAGCGCGAGCGCGAGCGGCTGGCCGTGGAAGTTCCCGCCGTTGATGAACTCCTCCCCGAAGACCACGGGATTGTCGGTGACCGCGTTCAGCTCCGGCCCCACGATCCGTTCGGCGAAATCGATCGCGAGGCGCACCGCCGCGAGCACCTGCGGAACGCAGCGGAGGGTGTAGGCGTCCTGGCCGGCCCAGGTACGCCGCGCGACGGCGAGCGACGAGCCCGCGAGCAGCTGCCGCAGGGCCCCGGCGACCCAGCGCTGCTCCGGCGAGTTCCGCACCTCCCCGAGACGGTCGTCGAGCGGGCCGGGTTCGGCTTCGAGGGCGTCGAACGAGAGCGCGACCGCGACCAGCGCCGCATCGAGGAGCCGCCGGGCGTCCTCCACCGCGAGGGCCAGGTAGGCCGCCATCAGCGAGGTGCCGTTGAGCAGGGCGACCCCTTCCTTGGCGGCGAGCTCGAGCGGAGCGATCCCCTCGGCGGCGAGGACATCTCGGGCCGGTCGCCGGGCGCCCGTGCCGGGGTCCACGAACGATCCCTCGCCGGTGAGCGCCAGCGCAAGGTGGGCGAGCGGGGCGAGGTCCCCGGAGGCGCCGACGCTCCCCTGCTCGGGCACCCACGGGACCAGACCGCGGTTCAGCACCGCGACCAGGCGGTCGAGGAGCTCCGGCCGCACGCCGGAGTGCCCGCGCGCGAGCGAGTTGAGGCGCAGGAGGACCAGGCCCCGCACGAGATCGGAGGGCAGGGCGGGCCCGGTGCCGCTCGCGTGGCTGCGGACCAGGGAGGCCTGGATCTCGCGCGACTTCTCCACCGGCACGGCCTGGTGCGAGAGCCCGCCGAAGCCGGTGGTCACGCCGTAGACCGCCCGCGATTGGGCGATCGCGCGTTCGACCGCCGCGCGGCTCGCGTCGCAGGCGGCCCGCGCCGAGGGCGCGACCGCGACCGGCACCGCGCCGCGGACGATCGCGACGAACTGCTCCCGGCCCAGGCTCCGTCCGTCGAGCGCGACGGTCCCGGTCACGGCCAGGACCTCCCGGCCGACGGCCGATGCGGCACCCGAGCGGACCCTAGGCCGGAACGACGAGCTCGCCGCCGGCCTTCTGCATCGACGGCACCCGACGGGTCTTCGAGCCCTTCGTTTGCCAGAAGACCTCCGCGAACTCCTGGACGAGCTTGAGCAGGTCCTGGGCGTCCGCGAGGTTCGTGCCCTGGCGCGCCTTCGACGCGCCCTTCATGATCCGCCAGACGAGGTCGTGAACCTGCGGGAACTGCTTGGCATGGTCCGGCGTGAAGTAGTCGCCCCAGATCACGCGGATCTCGCCCTTCACGCGCTCGGCATGCGTCTCCTTGACCGAGGTGTACCGGGCGAGCTTCGACATGAACTCCTTGCGGTCCTCGGGCTTCGCGTCCATCGCGGGGGGCGTCGATTCCGCGATCAGCTGATCCATCCGAACGACGGTGAGCGCCGCGATCTGCGCCTCGTGCGGGTCGTAAATACCGCACGGAATGTCGCAGTGGGCGTAGACCGTGCGCGGCGGATGCACGAGGTCCCAGAGGCGTTCGACCAGAGCGAGCGAGGGAGCGCGGGCGGACATGGCGGGGCAGGCTCGGGGAGGCCGATAAAGGTGCCGGCGCGGACCTCGCCACTCCGCCGTTGGAGGAGCCGGCGGGTGGTCGTCGCGGACGAGAGCATGCGCCCCACGCTCCGGCCCGGAGACCGACTGCTGCTCGATCCCCGCGCCTACCGGTCCGCGCCCCCGCGGGTCGGGGACGTCGTCGTGCTCGTCGACCCAGCGGCACGCGAGCGCTGGTTGATCAAGCGCGTCGCGGCGTACGATCCCGCGACCGAGCTCGTGGACGTGCGCGGCGACGCGGGCGAGCGGGCCCGGGACAGCCGGCGGTTCGGCCCGGTACCCCGCCGCGCGCTCGTCGGTCGCGCCTACCGCCTCTACTTCCCGCCGGACCGCCGCCGGGAGCTGTAAGGCCCCGTCGCTCGGGGTCTCGTCGCGCAACCATTATCCGATGGGGGGAACTGCCACATCGATGGCCTCTTCCGTCCCCCCTCCGACGGCCGCGCCCCCTCCCGCACGAACGATGGCCGCGACGACCCCGGTCTGGATCGTCGTCGTGATCGTGGTCGCCGCCGCCGTCGGAGGGATCGGCTTCTACGCGGGCTACGAGTACCG includes these proteins:
- the sodN gene encoding superoxide dismutase, Ni; translation: MSARAPSLALVERLWDLVHPPRTVYAHCDIPCGIYDPHEAQIAALTVVRMDQLIAESTPPAMDAKPEDRKEFMSKLARYTSVKETHAERVKGEIRVIWGDYFTPDHAKQFPQVHDLVWRIMKGASKARQGTNLADAQDLLKLVQEFAEVFWQTKGSKTRRVPSMQKAGGELVVPA
- the hutH gene encoding histidine ammonia-lyase, with product MTGTVALDGRSLGREQFVAIVRGAVPVAVAPSARAACDASRAAVERAIAQSRAVYGVTTGFGGLSHQAVPVEKSREIQASLVRSHASGTGPALPSDLVRGLVLLRLNSLARGHSGVRPELLDRLVAVLNRGLVPWVPEQGSVGASGDLAPLAHLALALTGEGSFVDPGTGARRPARDVLAAEGIAPLELAAKEGVALLNGTSLMAAYLALAVEDARRLLDAALVAVALSFDALEAEPGPLDDRLGEVRNSPEQRWVAGALRQLLAGSSLAVARRTWAGQDAYTLRCVPQVLAAVRLAIDFAERIVGPELNAVTDNPVVFGEEFINGGNFHGQPLALALDTLGVGTAYLAAFSERRIARLLHPALNRGLTAFLAPEPGASSGFMIPQYLAAALVNENATLAHPASVGSLPTSADQEDFVSMGPWAGAKLRRILANSHRVVAVEWLVAGEALEHRRPKSGGVGSEAALRALRARVAALAADRSLSDDIERVAGGIASGELVGAVRAAVPF
- a CDS encoding S26 family signal peptidase, which gives rise to MVVADESMRPTLRPGDRLLLDPRAYRSAPPRVGDVVVLVDPAARERWLIKRVAAYDPATELVDVRGDAGERARDSRRFGPVPRRALVGRAYRLYFPPDRRREL